Proteins encoded by one window of Rhodobacteraceae bacterium IMCC1335:
- the tag gene encoding DNA-3-methyladenine glycosylase I, protein MEDRSRCGWHGQDPIYCAYHDTEWGVPETDSRALWEKLILDGFQAGLSWITILKKRDNFRQAFAGFDPNILASWSEKDVARLLQNPGIIRHRGKVEAALSNARVWQNIEQRVGFANFLWAYVKFAPLINHWKSLDEVPNYTPLSTQISKDLKAEGFKFCGPTIVYAFMQATGMVNDHLVGCFRHSQVTLRSASCIENSPNKK, encoded by the coding sequence ATGGAAGATCGGTCGCGATGCGGTTGGCACGGGCAAGATCCGATATATTGTGCCTATCACGATACGGAATGGGGCGTTCCAGAAACCGATAGCCGGGCGCTTTGGGAAAAACTGATTTTGGATGGGTTCCAAGCCGGATTAAGCTGGATCACGATATTGAAAAAAAGGGATAATTTTCGCCAAGCCTTTGCTGGGTTTGATCCCAATATATTGGCAAGCTGGTCCGAAAAAGATGTTGCACGATTGCTGCAAAACCCCGGGATTATCCGGCATCGAGGTAAAGTTGAGGCAGCCCTCTCGAACGCAAGGGTGTGGCAGAACATCGAACAGCGCGTCGGGTTTGCAAATTTTTTATGGGCCTATGTGAAGTTTGCGCCTTTGATAAACCATTGGAAAAGTTTAGACGAGGTGCCCAATTACACGCCCTTATCCACGCAAATTTCAAAAGATTTAAAGGCTGAGGGGTTTAAGTTTTGTGGCCCGACAATCGTCTATGCTTTTATGCAAGCCACGGGGATGGTGAATGATCATTTGGTGGGGTGTTTTCGCCATTCGCAGGTGACGTTAAGGTCGGCTTCCTGCATTGAAAATTCACCTAATAAAAAATAG
- the rpsD gene encoding 30S ribosomal protein S4 → MTKRTSAKHKIDRRMGENIWGRPKSPVNRREYGPGQHGQRRKAKLSDFGLQLRAKQKLKGYYGDLTEKQFRRIYAEAERIKGDTGENLVGLLERRLDAVVYRAKFVATMFAARQFVNHGHVTVNGRRVNIASYRVKEGDVVQVREKSRQIAVLIEATQLAERDVPDYVDADHSKMSATFVRTPSFSDVPYPVMMEPNLVIEYYAQN, encoded by the coding sequence GTGACCAAACGCACGTCTGCCAAGCATAAAATTGATCGCCGCATGGGCGAAAATATTTGGGGTCGCCCCAAATCCCCCGTAAACCGCCGTGAATATGGCCCTGGTCAGCATGGCCAGCGCCGGAAAGCCAAGCTAAGTGATTTCGGTTTGCAGCTGCGCGCAAAGCAAAAGCTGAAAGGCTATTATGGCGATTTAACCGAGAAACAGTTTCGTCGGATTTATGCCGAAGCCGAGCGGATCAAAGGCGATACAGGCGAGAATCTTGTAGGCCTGCTGGAACGGCGCTTGGATGCGGTAGTGTATCGCGCAAAATTCGTGGCAACGATGTTTGCCGCGCGTCAATTCGTGAACCACGGTCATGTGACCGTGAACGGTCGCCGCGTTAACATTGCGTCATATCGTGTAAAAGAGGGCGATGTTGTTCAAGTGCGCGAAAAGTCACGTCAGATCGCGGTTTTGATCGAGGCCACCCAATTGGCCGAGCGCGATGTGCCAGATTATGTGGACGCAGATCATTCTAAAATGTCTGCCACATTCGTGCGCACGCCAAGCTTTAGTGATGTGCCATATCCGGTGATGATGGAACCAAACCTCGTGATTGAATATTACGCGCAGAATTAA
- a CDS encoding histidinol-phosphate transaminase → MAKILPQPGISQIELYQGGSSHIDGVSNVVKLSSNENPFGPSDAAIEAFRRSSFNLHRYPSTDHAGLRAAISAEYDLDPERLICGVGSDEIITLLCQAFAGPGDEVIHTEHGFAMYRISALAAGATPVEVPERDRHTDVDAILAACSERTRLVFLANPNNPTGTMVADREIQRLVEGLPAHVLCVLDGAYVEYIEGFDGGAKLVEAHENVFMTRTFSKLYGLGGLRVGWGYGADFVIETLSRIRGPFNLSAPALAAAEAAVKDQAYVQKCRDENNRLRAWLAQALDAQGVPSDRSLANFILARFQSRSEAEDCDRYLKSQGLIVRGVAGYKLPNCLRISIGDEAACQRVAEAITQFKGAVS, encoded by the coding sequence ATGGCAAAAATTTTACCGCAGCCTGGGATCAGCCAAATCGAGCTTTATCAGGGTGGTTCCTCTCATATTGATGGTGTGAGCAACGTGGTTAAACTGAGCTCAAATGAAAATCCGTTCGGCCCCTCTGATGCTGCGATAGAGGCCTTTCGGCGCAGCTCTTTTAATTTACATCGGTACCCCTCGACAGATCATGCGGGTTTACGCGCGGCGATCTCCGCCGAATATGATCTGGATCCCGAGCGCTTGATTTGCGGCGTGGGCAGCGATGAAATTATCACATTGCTCTGCCAAGCATTTGCTGGGCCGGGCGATGAAGTGATCCATACCGAACACGGGTTTGCGATGTATCGTATTTCTGCCTTGGCCGCTGGAGCCACGCCGGTTGAGGTGCCCGAGCGCGATCGTCACACGGATGTTGACGCAATATTGGCGGCCTGCAGCGAGCGTACGCGCTTGGTGTTTCTGGCCAACCCCAATAATCCAACCGGCACGATGGTGGCGGATCGCGAAATACAGCGTCTGGTAGAGGGGCTTCCGGCGCATGTGCTTTGCGTGCTGGATGGCGCCTATGTCGAATATATTGAGGGGTTTGACGGCGGCGCAAAGCTTGTTGAGGCGCATGAGAATGTGTTTATGACCCGGACCTTTTCTAAGCTTTACGGGCTTGGCGGGCTGCGCGTGGGATGGGGATATGGTGCCGATTTTGTGATTGAAACCCTGTCGCGGATCCGCGGTCCTTTCAACTTATCCGCGCCGGCATTGGCGGCGGCTGAAGCCGCGGTCAAAGATCAAGCCTATGTTCAAAAATGCCGCGATGAAAACAACCGTTTGCGCGCATGGTTGGCGCAGGCTTTAGACGCGCAAGGCGTTCCTTCTGATCGCTCCTTAGCCAATTTTATTCTGGCGCGGTTTCAGTCGCGGTCAGAGGCGGAAGACTGCGACCGCTATTTGAAATCGCAAGGCCTGATTGTGCGCGGGGTGGCAGGATATAAATTGCCCAATTGCTTGCGGATTTCAATTGGTGATGAAGCCGCTTGTCAGCGCGTTGCAGAGGCAATTACTCAGTTTAAAGGGGCCGTGTCATGA
- a CDS encoding prephenate/arogenate dehydrogenase family protein — MSQIYQRVALIGLGLIASSMYWSIKRSGVVGEVVGYARSEKTRETARRIGLCDRVYDSASEAVETADLVVLCVPVGIMGDVVAEIAPSLKPGATLSDVGSVKRAVIDAVMPHVPDGVEFVPAHPLAGTEHSGPESGFASLFDNRWCLIVPSENSSKEAVDALHRLWLAMGSNVDFMDADHHDRVLAVTSHTPHLIAYTMVGVADDLGRVTDSEVIKYSAAGFRDFTRIAASDPTMWRDVFLSNKEATLEILGRFTEELFALQRAIRTEDGDHLHAYFTRTREIRRGIIEAGQDTDAPNFGRGDTS, encoded by the coding sequence ATGAGCCAAATCTATCAGCGCGTGGCTTTGATCGGCTTGGGATTGATTGCCTCTTCGATGTATTGGTCGATAAAGCGCAGCGGCGTTGTCGGTGAGGTGGTGGGCTATGCCCGATCTGAAAAAACCCGCGAGACAGCGCGCCGCATCGGCTTGTGCGATCGCGTCTATGACAGCGCCAGTGAAGCGGTTGAAACTGCAGATTTGGTGGTGCTCTGCGTGCCCGTCGGCATTATGGGCGATGTGGTGGCCGAGATTGCACCTTCGTTAAAGCCAGGGGCCACGTTAAGCGATGTGGGGTCGGTAAAGCGGGCGGTGATTGATGCGGTGATGCCGCATGTGCCGGATGGGGTTGAGTTTGTGCCTGCGCATCCTTTGGCCGGCACCGAACATTCGGGCCCTGAAAGCGGATTTGCCAGTTTGTTTGACAATCGCTGGTGTTTAATCGTGCCTAGTGAGAATAGCAGCAAAGAGGCTGTTGATGCGCTACATCGCTTATGGCTTGCGATGGGGTCTAACGTTGATTTTATGGATGCCGATCATCACGATCGCGTTTTGGCCGTTACCAGCCATACGCCGCATCTTATCGCCTATACGATGGTGGGTGTGGCGGATGATTTGGGCCGCGTCACCGATAGCGAGGTGATTAAATATTCAGCTGCGGGATTTCGCGATTTCACGCGCATTGCAGCCTCTGATCCAACGATGTGGCGGGATGTGTTTTTAAGCAATAAAGAGGCGACGCTTGAGATCCTTGGCCGCTTCACAGAAGAGTTATTTGCGCTTCAAAGGGCTATTCGAACCGAAGATGGTGATCATTTACACGCGTATTTTACCCGAACCCGAGAAATTCGACGCGGTATAATCGAAGCCGGTCAAGATACAGATGCGCCGAATTTTGGGCGCGGTGATACTTCATAA
- the fliD gene encoding flagellar filament capping protein FliD has product MASTGSSTSGTTTTGSEIISSVNQSGSGINLKSLVTGLVNAETSVAQSQITKKVESTNLAISAFGTLTSKLDTLNTELTTLKSNTARSVASSNTAVILSVTDETIANDVYSEIEVSALAAGQVTTFDLTHASLLNSGSLSASSTIDTGTISLTINGSSTNITIGSSNNTLQDLVDEINAITGMQATLVDQTGSGGLALILRSDTGTANAFSLSSSDGLQEFNTSGSDASSSPITLTQAAADAAFTVDGLSVTRSSNSVTDLFGGYQLDLTAVTSDAVTIASSLETDDASTRMQSFLDSLNTIKSFLTEETKRGLNGAEPGVLAGDVTAQSILRKLSSLTTTAITGFGGTDYYLANLGVQTERDGSLSLDEDAFEAAITANPDILDVVFSSKYSSSIANLTASGISAYPPEAGAYSFAYSSGSTATLNGETLTAVTNGDSQKVFTGTTGDADNLSVTLVTDTATSGTVYYGRSLIDTLQDYVTSLTASSGDIKTRTNALNEDISTFADDQSDLDAKIEALTNDYNTKFGSMEAMVTQLNKTGEYLTSMMDAWNKKD; this is encoded by the coding sequence GTGGCAAGCACAGGCAGCTCGACATCTGGCACCACCACCACTGGCAGTGAGATCATATCCAGTGTCAACCAATCTGGTTCGGGCATTAATCTAAAAAGCTTGGTGACGGGGTTGGTCAATGCGGAAACTTCCGTTGCGCAATCGCAGATTACCAAAAAGGTTGAAAGCACGAACCTTGCGATCTCGGCCTTTGGAACATTGACATCAAAGCTCGACACCTTGAACACCGAGCTGACCACGTTGAAAAGCAATACAGCGCGCTCAGTCGCTAGTTCAAATACCGCCGTTATCCTATCTGTCACAGATGAAACGATCGCAAACGATGTGTATTCTGAAATTGAAGTCTCAGCGCTGGCAGCCGGTCAAGTCACAACCTTTGACTTGACGCATGCGTCCTTGCTCAATTCAGGGTCGCTTAGCGCCTCAAGCACAATCGACACTGGCACAATAAGTCTTACAATCAACGGGAGCAGTACAAATATTACCATTGGCTCATCCAATAATACGCTGCAAGATTTGGTAGATGAAATTAACGCAATCACTGGCATGCAAGCCACGTTGGTCGATCAAACCGGCAGCGGCGGGTTGGCCCTGATCTTACGCTCAGACACTGGAACAGCGAACGCTTTTTCACTGAGCAGCTCAGATGGGTTACAAGAGTTCAACACGTCCGGATCCGATGCGAGTTCAAGCCCAATAACACTGACCCAAGCGGCTGCGGATGCCGCCTTTACGGTGGATGGATTATCTGTGACGCGCTCGTCAAATTCGGTCACCGATTTGTTTGGCGGATATCAGCTGGATCTGACGGCCGTGACATCAGATGCCGTAACCATTGCATCATCGTTAGAAACAGACGATGCCAGCACGCGGATGCAAAGCTTTCTAGACAGCCTGAACACTATTAAATCATTCCTCACCGAAGAAACAAAACGCGGCCTAAATGGCGCAGAGCCGGGGGTGTTGGCCGGCGATGTAACAGCCCAATCCATCCTGCGTAAATTATCTTCATTGACCACAACGGCAATCACAGGGTTTGGTGGCACGGATTATTATCTGGCAAATTTGGGTGTGCAAACCGAAAGAGATGGCAGCCTCTCTTTAGATGAAGATGCGTTTGAAGCCGCGATCACCGCCAATCCAGACATCTTGGATGTGGTGTTTTCGTCAAAATATTCTTCCAGTATTGCAAATCTGACAGCCAGCGGGATCAGCGCTTACCCGCCCGAGGCAGGGGCCTATAGTTTTGCCTATTCAAGCGGCAGCACGGCCACCTTAAACGGGGAAACCTTAACCGCAGTTACGAATGGCGATAGCCAAAAAGTGTTCACCGGCACCACTGGCGATGCGGATAATCTCAGCGTCACGCTGGTTACCGATACCGCAACAAGCGGAACAGTATATTACGGACGAAGCTTGATCGACACGCTGCAGGATTATGTCACATCTCTCACCGCCTCTTCGGGTGATATTAAAACCCGCACCAACGCGCTAAATGAAGACATATCAACCTTTGCGGATGATCAAAGCGATCTAGATGCAAAAATCGAGGCATTGACCAATGATTATAACACCAAATTCGGATCAATGGAGGCCATGGTAACGCAGCTCAATAAAACCGGCGAATATCTAACGTCTATGATGGATGCATGGAATAAGAAAGACTAG